A window from Peromyscus eremicus chromosome 1, PerEre_H2_v1, whole genome shotgun sequence encodes these proteins:
- the LOC131902577 gene encoding vomeronasal type-1 receptor 4-like — MNIWNLAIRIIFLSQTILGILGNLSLMFYYLVLYYRECTLKPTDLILMHQMTANALVILSVGVPQTMAVWGMKHFLKGFGCELLLYIQGFARSVSIGTICLLSVFQAITISPRKSCWNYHKVKAAKYIDSSISLLWVFYMLIRFIFFMYIFIKMNIKNMTRNRDFEYCSTVGWDEIINSLYAASVICPEFFFTVLIISSSTSMIVILYRHKQRVQYIRSSHSSSRNSPESRATQNILVLVSIFLAFYTLSTILRGYIALLYKQNRWLMNISHLTSLCFPCFVPFVLMRHHSIFSISSVAWLKKIFS, encoded by the coding sequence ATGAACATCTGGAATCTGGCAATCAGAATCATTTTCTTATCACAAACAATcctgggaattctgggaaatctCTCTCTTATGTTCTACTATTTAGTCCTTTATTACAGAGAATGCACTTTAAAGCCCACAGATTTGATTCTCATGCACCAAATGACAGCCAATGCCTTGGTCATTCTCTCTGTAGGAGTGCCTCAAACAATGGCAGTTTGGGGAATGAAGCACTTCTTGAAAGGTTTTGGATGCGAGCTCCTACTGTATATTCAAGGATTTGCTCGAAGTGTGTCCATTGGCAccatctgcctcttgagtgtcttCCAGGCCATCACCATCAGTCCCAGGAAATCCTGTTGGAATTATCATAAAGTCAAAGCTGCAAAGTACATTGACTCCTCCATTTCCCTACTCTgggtcttctacatgttgatacgtttcattttctttatgtacATATTTATCAAAATGAATATCAAAAACATGACAAGAAATCGAGATTTTGAATATTGCTCTACTGTAGGGTGGGATGAAATCATTAATTCACTCTATGCAGCATCGGTGATATGCCctgagttcttttttactgtgcTCATCATCTCGTCCAGCACCTCCATGATTGTCATTTTGTACAGACACAAGCAGAGAGTTCAATACATCCGCAGTTCTCACAGTTCCAGTAGAAACTCTCCTGAGTCCAGAGCCACCCAAAACATCCTGGTCCTGGTGTCTATTTTTCTGGCATTTTATACTCTCTCCACCATCTTGCGAGGCTACATTGCTCTTTTGTATAAGCAAAATCGGTGGCTGATGAACATCTCTCACCTCACTTCTCTTTGTTTTCCCTGTTTTGTACCCTTTGTTCTTATGAGACATCACTCAATATTTTCCATATCCAGTGTggcatggttaaaaaaaatattctcttaa